The following are encoded in a window of Mycobacterium sp. ELW1 genomic DNA:
- a CDS encoding transcriptional regulator — protein MSTTFSARLNRLFDTVYPPGRGPHTSAEVIAALKSEGITMSAPYLSQLRSGNRTNPSSTTMTALANFFRIKPAYFTDDEYYEKLDKELTWLANMRDEGVRRIAARTVGLSPEAQQDIVSKVDELRRREHLDD, from the coding sequence ATGAGCACGACGTTCTCGGCGCGACTGAATCGCCTGTTCGACACGGTGTATCCGCCCGGCCGGGGTCCGCATACCTCCGCGGAAGTCATCGCCGCACTGAAGTCCGAGGGCATCACGATGTCGGCTCCGTACCTGTCTCAGCTGCGTTCAGGCAACCGGACGAATCCGTCATCCACCACCATGACGGCGCTTGCCAACTTCTTCCGTATCAAGCCGGCGTACTTCACCGACGACGAGTACTACGAGAAGCTCGACAAGGAACTGACCTGGCTGGCCAATATGCGTGACGAGGGTGTGCGTCGCATTGCCGCGCGTACCGTCGGGCTGTCCCCGGAGGCCCAGCAGGACATCGTGAGCAAGGTCGACGAGCTCCGCCGTCGGGAACACCTCGACGATTAG
- a CDS encoding DUF955 domain-containing protein, with translation MSASRRVTTAVNDVLDLAPRQGEISLTRLVAAVSADRGRPIEVTMADLPAGVCGQWRQYADHDVFMIQNGLPTWDRTLAHELGHLVLGHYGIPVTEAARDVAELASDDLIGYMLNQRTGCMGPGGEDIEQEAEDFAALLLYRLGRSPSDRSSIVQVRLGEAFG, from the coding sequence ATGTCGGCCAGTCGCCGCGTCACGACTGCGGTCAACGACGTCCTTGACCTTGCGCCCCGCCAGGGGGAGATCTCCCTGACCCGGTTGGTGGCGGCCGTCAGCGCCGACCGCGGCCGTCCGATCGAGGTCACGATGGCCGACCTACCTGCCGGCGTGTGCGGTCAGTGGCGCCAATACGCCGATCACGACGTGTTCATGATCCAGAACGGCCTGCCCACCTGGGACCGCACGCTGGCCCACGAACTCGGCCATCTCGTACTCGGGCACTACGGCATTCCGGTCACCGAAGCCGCCCGCGACGTCGCCGAGTTGGCCAGCGACGATCTCATCGGCTACATGCTCAACCAGCGCACAGGATGCATGGGTCCCGGGGGAGAGGACATCGAGCAGGAGGCCGAGGATTTCGCCGCTCTGCTGCTGTACCGCCTGGGCCGCTCACCGTCGGATCGGTCGTCGATCGTGCAGGTTCGCCTCGGAGAGGCGTTTGGTTGA
- a CDS encoding peptidase → MENGSGRSVEVAPFHSRGALKGFVVSGRWPNSTKEWAQLLMVAVRVASLPGLLSTTTIFGVREELPDKPHPGTVGLVLAEGTVVGESAVPPGHFADRQPPALLMLHPPSETTPSLPECTGAASGCVLLPGIPHLGLEHRAAWVEAESDGTITGMVSRVGVDPISHPDTAILAMLLAA, encoded by the coding sequence ATGGAAAATGGTTCCGGGCGTTCGGTCGAAGTCGCCCCATTTCATTCTCGTGGTGCCCTCAAGGGCTTCGTGGTCTCCGGCCGCTGGCCGAACTCGACCAAGGAGTGGGCCCAGCTTCTGATGGTCGCGGTCCGCGTCGCCTCTCTGCCCGGATTGCTCTCCACGACAACGATTTTCGGAGTCAGGGAAGAACTGCCGGACAAGCCGCACCCGGGCACCGTCGGTCTGGTCCTTGCCGAGGGCACGGTGGTCGGTGAATCCGCGGTTCCACCAGGACATTTCGCCGACCGTCAGCCGCCCGCCCTGCTGATGTTGCATCCCCCCTCGGAGACCACGCCGTCACTGCCGGAATGCACCGGTGCGGCGTCGGGGTGCGTCCTACTGCCGGGCATTCCACATCTGGGGCTGGAACACCGCGCCGCCTGGGTCGAGGCCGAGTCCGACGGCACCATCACCGGCATGGTCAGCCGAGTCGGCGTCGACCCGATCAGCCATCCGGACACGGCGATCCTGGCGATGTTGCTTGCCGCGTGA
- a CDS encoding TMEM165/GDT1 family protein codes for MLAALVLSFAVIFVAELGDKSQLMAMTFALRHRWWVVLSGITVATTAVHLISVAVGHYLGAALPTHLLGILAGVAFVLFGLWTLRGDKLSDDEATKAQRNSAPAFFAVTSAFLLAELGDKTMLATITLAADNDWVGVWIGSTIGMVAADALAILVGALAGKHLPERLIQLGAAALFLVFGVSMLIEGAFPATSGIVIGAISVGVVALAAAALRALPPRLRPAVLRPAPEVAPTPEDAPESATSAVGGDGGRGSVSKRPAEPA; via the coding sequence GTGCTTGCCGCACTGGTACTGAGTTTCGCCGTCATCTTCGTCGCCGAGTTGGGCGATAAGTCGCAGCTGATGGCCATGACGTTCGCATTGCGCCATCGCTGGTGGGTGGTGCTGTCCGGCATCACCGTGGCGACCACGGCGGTACACCTGATCTCGGTCGCCGTCGGCCACTACCTCGGCGCGGCCCTGCCGACGCATCTGCTGGGCATCCTTGCCGGCGTCGCCTTCGTCTTGTTCGGTCTGTGGACGCTGCGTGGCGACAAGCTGTCCGACGACGAGGCCACCAAGGCCCAGCGCAACAGCGCACCGGCTTTCTTCGCCGTGACGTCCGCGTTCCTGCTGGCCGAGCTCGGCGACAAGACGATGCTCGCGACGATCACACTCGCCGCCGACAACGACTGGGTCGGCGTCTGGATCGGATCCACCATCGGCATGGTGGCCGCCGACGCACTGGCCATCCTCGTCGGCGCGCTGGCCGGCAAGCACCTCCCCGAGCGGTTGATCCAGCTGGGCGCGGCGGCGCTGTTCCTCGTGTTCGGCGTGTCGATGTTGATCGAGGGCGCGTTCCCGGCGACATCCGGCATCGTCATCGGGGCCATCTCGGTCGGGGTGGTCGCGCTGGCCGCGGCCGCACTGCGGGCGCTGCCGCCCCGTCTGCGCCCGGCCGTCCTGCGGCCGGCACCCGAGGTGGCACCGACTCCCGAGGACGCCCCCGAGTCCGCGACGTCGGCGGTCGGCGGTGACGGCGGCCGGGGATCGGTGTCGAAGCGTCCCGCCGAGCCGGCATAA